In Providencia zhijiangensis, a single window of DNA contains:
- the narL gene encoding two-component system response regulator NarL — MTEKSTILLIDDHPMLRNGVKQLISLEPSLQVIGEAGDGKTGIQIAEEQDPDLILLDLNMPGMNGFETLDELRKRELSGRIILFTVSNYSDDLISALKRGADGYLLKDMEPEELIIALKEAASGKMVVSPTLTSVLAESLRENQSQNESDAAALTPRESDILELIAQGLSNKMIARNLDIAESTVKVHVKHLLKKLNLKSRVEAAVWVLQQK; from the coding sequence ATGACCGAAAAATCAACGATCCTACTTATTGATGATCACCCAATGCTCCGAAATGGTGTAAAACAGCTGATTAGCTTAGAGCCTTCACTTCAAGTTATTGGTGAAGCTGGTGATGGCAAAACGGGTATTCAGATAGCAGAAGAACAAGATCCTGACCTGATCCTTTTAGATCTCAATATGCCCGGAATGAATGGTTTTGAAACCCTAGATGAGCTCAGAAAACGCGAACTGTCAGGTAGAATTATTCTCTTTACCGTATCGAATTATAGTGACGATTTGATCAGTGCGCTTAAGCGAGGTGCGGATGGTTATTTACTAAAAGATATGGAACCTGAAGAACTCATTATCGCACTCAAAGAAGCTGCAAGTGGAAAAATGGTAGTTAGCCCAACATTAACTTCTGTTCTTGCGGAATCATTAAGAGAAAATCAATCACAAAATGAAAGCGATGCTGCCGCACTAACGCCAAGAGAATCTGACATTTTAGAGCTTATAGCTCAAGGATTATCAAATAAAATGATCGCGAGAAATTTAGACATCGCAGAGAGCACCGTAAAAGTACATGTAAAACATTTACTTAAAAAACTAAATCTAAAATCTAGAGTCGAAGCCGCTGTCTGGGTGCTCCAACAAAAATAA
- the idi gene encoding isopentenyl-diphosphate Delta-isomerase produces the protein MIEEQLILVNEQDTPIGSMPKLLAHQQGCLHRAFSIFIFNRKNELLIQQRAFHKYHSAGQWANSCCSHPRPQEDTHDAALRRLAEELGFSTSLTHVGEFIYKADVNGGLIEHEYDHLFVGYYDDQVIPNPEEVGATRWVSLETLAQEISAYPEKFTPWFKKIWEKYPLLHFSS, from the coding sequence ATGATAGAAGAACAGCTTATTTTAGTTAATGAACAAGACACGCCGATTGGTAGCATGCCAAAATTACTTGCTCATCAGCAAGGCTGCCTGCATCGTGCATTTTCTATCTTCATTTTTAATCGTAAGAACGAATTGCTCATTCAACAACGCGCCTTTCATAAATATCATTCTGCTGGACAGTGGGCCAATTCCTGCTGTAGCCATCCAAGGCCACAAGAAGATACTCATGATGCAGCTTTACGTCGCTTAGCGGAAGAACTCGGTTTTTCAACTTCATTAACTCATGTTGGTGAGTTTATTTATAAAGCGGATGTTAATGGTGGGCTAATTGAGCATGAGTATGACCACCTATTTGTGGGGTACTATGATGATCAAGTCATTCCTAATCCTGAAGAAGTCGGAGCTACCCGCTGGGTTAGCCTTGAAACCTTAGCCCAAGAAATCAGTGCTTATCCTGAAAAATTCACTCCATGGTTCAAAAAAATCTGGGAAAAATACCCGTTACTGCATTTTTCTTCCTAA